Proteins encoded together in one Candidatus Desulfatibia profunda window:
- a CDS encoding Smr/MutS family protein, with translation MDTKKRSKLPGMFRPFEDLKTILKNRSFKLAPSVTENSGKSRPKTTSRPNRPSKTAISATVQTISENEKELFMEAMANVRPIARNNLVHPDTHPRPLQISEHDGEAESRLQLENLIKYGEGFVVADTSEYIEGTGYNVHPEFTERLHRGDFSIQAHLDLHGLGVEDARKAFEAFFKETITSGKRAVLIVHGRGLSSPARPVLKSKVVEWLTCGPWRKWVIAFTSARSCDGGAGATYVLLRQRPLTRRFRKRKQTK, from the coding sequence GTGGACACCAAAAAACGTTCCAAACTGCCGGGAATGTTCAGACCTTTTGAAGACTTGAAGACAATCCTTAAAAACAGGTCTTTCAAACTTGCGCCTTCCGTGACTGAAAATTCCGGCAAATCCAGACCAAAAACTACATCCAGGCCGAACAGGCCCTCGAAAACCGCAATTTCCGCAACCGTCCAAACGATTTCTGAAAATGAAAAAGAACTTTTCATGGAGGCCATGGCGAACGTGCGACCCATCGCACGCAACAATCTGGTACATCCTGACACCCACCCGCGGCCGCTGCAAATCTCGGAACATGACGGCGAAGCAGAAAGCAGGCTGCAGCTTGAAAATCTTATAAAATATGGGGAAGGTTTTGTTGTTGCCGATACCTCGGAATATATAGAGGGCACGGGCTACAATGTTCATCCGGAGTTTACCGAACGCCTGCACCGGGGAGATTTTTCCATCCAGGCCCATCTCGATCTCCACGGTTTAGGCGTTGAAGATGCCAGGAAGGCATTTGAAGCGTTTTTTAAGGAAACGATAACGAGCGGCAAACGGGCGGTCCTGATTGTTCACGGCCGCGGCCTTTCTTCGCCGGCAAGGCCGGTGTTAAAGAGTAAAGTGGTCGAATGGCTCACCTGCGGTCCCTGGCGCAAGTGGGTAATCGCATTTACCAGCGCCAGATCCTGTGACGGTGGTGCCGGGGCCACGTATGTCCTGCTCAGACAGCGGCCCCTGACAAGGCGTTTCAGAAAACGCAAACAGACAAAATAA
- a CDS encoding elongation factor G gives MHKAIQKVRNIGISAHIDSGKTTLTERILFFTKRIHAIHEVKGKDGVGATMDSMELEKERGITIASAATCCEWLDHQINIIDTPGHVDFTIEVERSLRVLDSAILVLCAVGGVQSQSITVDQQMKRYKIPFVAFVNKCDRSGADPLRVTNQIKKKLGHYAVLMQIPIGLEADFKGVVDLVAMKALYFDGDHGEHVRVDDIPKHLMDEAQKRREELIDAASMFSDELTEAILEEQEVTEDMIITAVRRGTLARAMVPVLMGSAYKNKGVQPLLDAVTNLLPCPSDVQNEALDMDNVESPVILSSKADDPLVAFAFKLEDGRYGQLTYIRAYQGSISKGDTIVNIRNGKKVKVGRLVRMHADQMEDIATIPAGYIGALFGVECASGDTFVSPGINLSMTSMFVPNPVISLAIVPNDNKSQMNMSKALGRFSKEDPTFRTYVDDETQETIIEGMGELHLDVYVERMRREYNADVSIGQPRVAYRETITCKSPFNYTHKKQTGGAGQYGRVAGYMEPVDNTDFIFENQVTGGRIPTQFIAACEKGFRNSMTKGPKMQYPITGIKVVINDGAAHAVDSSEMAFQAAARGAFREAYFKAKPIILEPIMKVAVETPTEFLGACMGLLNQRRGMIVGSQEEGPHCVIEARVPLSEMFGFSTVLRSTTQGKAQFTMEFSTYKQVPQAIADELIKKAEQNKKV, from the coding sequence ATGCACAAAGCCATACAAAAAGTCAGAAACATCGGTATCAGCGCCCATATTGACTCAGGCAAAACAACACTTACCGAAAGAATACTGTTTTTTACCAAGCGCATCCATGCCATTCACGAGGTCAAGGGAAAAGACGGTGTCGGCGCCACCATGGACTCCATGGAGCTTGAAAAAGAACGCGGTATCACCATCGCTTCGGCGGCTACCTGTTGTGAATGGCTCGACCACCAGATTAATATTATCGATACCCCCGGGCATGTCGACTTTACCATCGAAGTTGAACGGTCGTTGCGGGTGCTTGACAGTGCCATCCTTGTATTGTGCGCGGTCGGCGGTGTTCAGTCACAGTCCATTACCGTCGACCAGCAGATGAAACGATATAAAATTCCATTTGTAGCCTTTGTCAACAAATGTGACCGCAGCGGTGCAGATCCGTTGCGAGTGACGAATCAGATCAAAAAAAAATTAGGGCATTACGCCGTGCTCATGCAAATCCCCATCGGGCTCGAAGCAGATTTTAAAGGTGTCGTCGACCTTGTGGCCATGAAAGCACTTTACTTTGACGGCGATCATGGCGAACATGTTCGTGTCGATGATATTCCGAAACATCTCATGGATGAAGCCCAAAAACGCCGGGAAGAACTTATCGATGCGGCTTCCATGTTTTCGGACGAACTTACCGAAGCAATCCTTGAAGAACAAGAAGTTACTGAAGATATGATTATCACCGCCGTCCGCCGGGGAACCCTTGCGCGTGCAATGGTACCGGTTCTGATGGGCTCCGCTTATAAAAACAAAGGGGTGCAGCCGCTGCTGGATGCGGTTACAAATTTACTCCCCTGCCCGTCCGACGTCCAAAACGAAGCCCTTGACATGGACAACGTTGAATCACCGGTTATTCTGTCGAGTAAAGCTGACGATCCCCTGGTTGCCTTTGCCTTTAAGCTCGAAGACGGACGTTACGGTCAACTCACTTACATACGGGCATATCAGGGCTCCATTTCCAAAGGCGATACGATTGTAAATATCCGCAACGGGAAAAAAGTCAAGGTCGGCCGTCTGGTTCGCATGCATGCTGATCAAATGGAGGATATCGCAACCATTCCGGCCGGATATATCGGCGCCCTATTCGGAGTCGAATGCGCTTCCGGGGACACGTTTGTCTCTCCCGGCATCAATCTGTCCATGACCTCCATGTTTGTACCCAATCCGGTGATCTCCCTTGCGATCGTTCCGAACGATAACAAATCCCAGATGAATATGTCCAAAGCCCTCGGCCGTTTCAGCAAGGAAGACCCGACATTCAGAACCTATGTCGATGATGAAACCCAGGAGACGATTATCGAAGGCATGGGTGAATTGCATCTTGACGTCTATGTGGAGCGGATGCGCCGTGAATATAATGCCGACGTGTCGATCGGCCAGCCTCGTGTCGCTTATCGGGAAACGATAACCTGCAAGTCCCCATTCAATTATACGCATAAAAAGCAAACCGGCGGCGCCGGACAGTACGGCCGGGTGGCCGGTTACATGGAACCTGTTGACAATACCGATTTTATTTTTGAAAATCAGGTCACGGGCGGCAGGATACCAACCCAGTTCATAGCCGCTTGTGAAAAGGGTTTTAGAAATTCCATGACCAAAGGCCCCAAAATGCAATACCCCATTACCGGCATCAAAGTGGTTATCAACGACGGTGCGGCACACGCGGTCGACTCATCTGAAATGGCATTTCAGGCAGCGGCCCGGGGTGCCTTTCGCGAAGCGTATTTTAAAGCCAAGCCGATCATTCTTGAACCGATCATGAAGGTTGCCGTTGAAACGCCAACCGAGTTTCTGGGGGCTTGCATGGGTCTTTTAAATCAGCGTCGAGGAATGATTGTAGGCTCCCAGGAA